A genomic segment from Streptomyces antibioticus encodes:
- the eccCa gene encoding type VII secretion protein EccCa encodes MSHIVVKRPPRSLPSEVPTGEIAVQPPPELPRGHQESVLMQLLPTLGMGGSVVFFFTSGQPFMRIMGMIMIASTIAMSVAMVVRFRRGSQGQLADLRRDYLSYLRQTRRGTLDTARAQRDAQYFLHPSPEQLWALVAEGSRVWERRPGDEDFAQVRIGLGAQALATPLVAPETGPVEQLEPLTAGALQRFLAVHGTLEDLPMAVSLRAFYHVTISGEPQSVRSSARAMAGSLAALHSPEDLVLVVAAGREELAHWEWAKWLPHVQTSDAVDGAGSRRLIGADARALEDLLASRLTGRPRFHPNATPLPDEPHIVVVLDGLSLAADSLLANPEGLQGVTLLEVAPGEQSSAGGDLNIVVEPGALHLESGHGVVYEGTPDVLSYESAEVLARQLAPLRMASGGDDDEPLLANLEFTDLLSLGDAASVDPRRTWRPRSLAERLRVPIGVGEDGRPVMLDLKEAAQEGMGPHGLCVGATGSGKSELLRTLVLGLAVTHSSETLNFVLADFKGGATFAGMAQMPHVAAVITNLADDLTLVDRMGDSIRGELNRRQEMLRDAGNYANIHDYEKARAAGAPLQPIPSLVLVIDEFSELLTAKPDFIEMFVQIGRIGRSLGVHLLLASQRLEEGRLRGLETYLSYRIGLRTFSAAESRAALGVPDAYELPNVPGSGFLKFGTDEMVRFKAAYVSGVYRSGAQRASLGGGPLPVDRRPVLFTAAEVPVRYVPLPEPRSGASGADEPEVDEALADTVLDVIVRRLEAQGPAAHQVWLPPLDSPPSLDALLPGLAAVQDRGLTQPGYEGAGRLVVPVGLVDKPYEQRRDALWVDFSGAAGHMQILGGPQSGKSTLLRSLICAFALTHTAHEVQFYGLDFGGGAMASVAGLPHVGGVASRLDPERVRRTVAEVYGVMTRREEYFRSAGISSIADFRAKRARGEISVTDQPWGDVFLVIDGWGNFRADYETLDPIVHEIAARGLGYGIHLVLTASRSMEVRAALKDHLMNRLELRLGDTMDSELDRKVAANVPAGVPGRGQAPQKLHFMAAVPRIDGLASDTELSDATQALATEVARHWQGASAPEVRLLPREFPATDLPAGNRHPRQGVAFALDENNLEPVYVDFEQDPFFLVFGESESGKSNLLRLLIRQLGERYSGDECKLFVVDNRRSLLDVTPSTHLAEYIPMSNAMEHHMSALANLMQRRTPTADVTAQQLRDRSWWQGPTVFVVIDDYDLVATSSGNPLAGLTELLPFARDVGVRFIIARSTAGAGRAGYEAFMQRIKELGAQGVVLAGDPGEGDLLGGVRPRPMPPGRGIFVSRRRGKPLVQVGWAPEGAF; translated from the coding sequence GTGAGCCACATCGTCGTGAAGCGGCCGCCGCGGTCGCTGCCGTCCGAAGTGCCCACGGGCGAGATCGCCGTACAGCCTCCGCCCGAACTGCCGCGGGGGCACCAGGAGAGCGTGCTGATGCAACTCCTGCCGACGCTCGGCATGGGTGGCTCGGTGGTCTTCTTCTTCACGAGCGGTCAGCCGTTCATGAGGATCATGGGCATGATCATGATCGCCTCGACGATCGCCATGTCGGTGGCGATGGTGGTGCGCTTCCGGCGCGGCTCCCAGGGGCAGTTGGCGGATCTCCGCCGCGACTACCTGAGTTATCTGCGGCAGACCCGCCGCGGCACGCTGGACACCGCGCGGGCGCAGCGCGACGCCCAGTACTTCCTGCACCCGTCCCCCGAACAGCTCTGGGCGCTGGTCGCCGAGGGCAGCCGGGTGTGGGAACGGCGGCCGGGCGACGAGGACTTCGCGCAGGTCCGGATCGGGCTCGGCGCGCAGGCGCTGGCCACCCCGCTCGTCGCCCCCGAGACCGGCCCCGTCGAGCAGTTGGAGCCGCTGACGGCGGGCGCGCTCCAGCGGTTCCTGGCCGTCCACGGCACCCTGGAGGACCTGCCGATGGCGGTCTCCCTGCGGGCCTTCTACCACGTGACGATCAGCGGCGAGCCGCAGTCCGTTCGGTCCTCCGCGCGCGCGATGGCGGGTTCGCTGGCCGCGCTGCACTCCCCCGAGGACCTGGTCCTGGTGGTCGCGGCGGGCCGGGAGGAGCTGGCGCACTGGGAGTGGGCCAAGTGGCTGCCGCACGTGCAGACGTCGGACGCGGTGGACGGGGCGGGCAGCCGCCGGCTGATCGGCGCCGACGCCCGCGCGCTGGAGGACCTGCTCGCGTCCCGGCTCACCGGCCGGCCCCGGTTCCACCCCAACGCGACCCCGCTGCCGGACGAGCCGCACATCGTCGTCGTCCTCGACGGCCTGTCGCTGGCGGCCGACTCACTGCTCGCCAACCCCGAGGGCCTTCAGGGCGTGACGCTCCTGGAGGTCGCCCCCGGCGAGCAGAGCTCGGCCGGCGGCGACCTGAACATCGTCGTCGAACCGGGCGCGCTGCACCTGGAGTCGGGGCACGGGGTCGTGTACGAGGGGACGCCCGACGTCCTGTCGTACGAGTCCGCCGAGGTGCTCGCACGCCAACTGGCGCCGCTGCGCATGGCGTCCGGCGGTGACGACGACGAACCGCTGCTGGCCAACCTGGAGTTCACCGATCTGCTGAGCCTCGGCGACGCGGCGTCCGTCGATCCCCGGCGCACCTGGCGGCCGCGGTCGCTGGCGGAGCGGCTGCGGGTGCCGATCGGTGTCGGCGAGGACGGCCGGCCCGTGATGCTGGACCTCAAGGAGGCGGCGCAGGAGGGCATGGGCCCGCACGGTCTGTGCGTGGGCGCGACCGGTTCCGGCAAGTCGGAGCTGCTGCGCACGCTGGTGCTCGGCCTCGCGGTCACGCACTCCTCGGAGACCCTGAACTTCGTCCTCGCCGACTTCAAGGGCGGCGCCACCTTCGCCGGTATGGCGCAGATGCCCCACGTGGCGGCCGTCATCACCAACCTGGCGGACGATCTGACCCTCGTCGACCGCATGGGCGACTCCATCCGCGGCGAGCTCAACCGCCGTCAGGAGATGCTGCGGGACGCGGGCAACTACGCCAACATCCACGACTACGAGAAGGCGCGCGCGGCGGGCGCCCCGCTCCAGCCGATCCCCTCGCTCGTCCTGGTCATCGACGAGTTCAGCGAACTCCTCACCGCCAAGCCGGACTTCATCGAGATGTTCGTGCAGATCGGCCGGATCGGCCGTTCGCTCGGCGTGCATCTGCTGCTGGCCTCACAGCGACTGGAGGAGGGCCGGCTGCGCGGTCTGGAGACCTATCTGTCGTACCGGATCGGTCTGCGGACCTTCTCGGCGGCGGAGTCCCGTGCGGCGCTGGGTGTGCCGGACGCCTATGAGCTGCCGAACGTGCCGGGTTCGGGCTTCCTGAAGTTCGGCACGGACGAAATGGTGCGGTTCAAGGCGGCGTACGTCTCCGGCGTCTACCGTTCGGGCGCCCAGCGCGCCTCCCTGGGCGGCGGTCCGCTGCCGGTGGACCGGCGGCCGGTGCTGTTCACGGCGGCCGAGGTGCCGGTGCGGTACGTGCCGCTGCCCGAGCCGCGGTCCGGCGCGTCCGGCGCGGACGAGCCGGAGGTCGACGAGGCGCTCGCCGACACCGTGCTCGACGTGATCGTGCGCCGGCTGGAGGCGCAGGGCCCGGCGGCGCACCAGGTGTGGCTGCCGCCGCTGGACAGCCCGCCCTCGCTCGACGCCCTGCTGCCCGGCCTCGCCGCCGTGCAGGACCGCGGCCTCACCCAGCCCGGGTACGAGGGCGCGGGCCGGCTGGTGGTGCCGGTCGGCCTGGTGGACAAGCCGTACGAGCAGCGCCGCGACGCGCTGTGGGTGGACTTCTCCGGCGCGGCCGGCCATATGCAGATCCTCGGCGGGCCGCAGTCCGGCAAGTCGACCCTGCTGCGCTCCCTGATCTGTGCCTTCGCACTCACCCACACCGCGCACGAAGTGCAGTTCTACGGCCTCGACTTCGGCGGTGGCGCGATGGCGTCCGTGGCCGGGCTCCCGCACGTCGGCGGGGTGGCCTCGCGGCTCGACCCCGAGCGGGTGCGGCGCACGGTGGCCGAGGTGTACGGCGTGATGACCCGCCGTGAGGAGTACTTCCGTTCGGCGGGCATCTCCTCCATCGCCGACTTCCGTGCCAAGCGGGCCCGCGGTGAGATCTCGGTGACGGACCAGCCCTGGGGCGATGTCTTCCTGGTCATCGACGGCTGGGGCAACTTCCGTGCGGACTACGAGACGTTGGACCCGATCGTCCACGAGATCGCGGCGCGCGGTCTCGGCTACGGCATCCACCTGGTGCTGACGGCGTCCCGCTCGATGGAGGTCCGGGCGGCCCTCAAGGACCACCTGATGAACCGGCTGGAGCTGCGGCTCGGCGACACGATGGACTCCGAACTGGACCGCAAGGTCGCCGCGAACGTCCCCGCGGGCGTCCCCGGCCGGGGCCAGGCACCGCAGAAACTGCACTTCATGGCGGCGGTCCCGCGTATCGACGGGCTCGCCTCGGACACGGAACTCTCCGACGCCACGCAGGCGTTGGCCACCGAGGTCGCCCGCCACTGGCAGGGCGCGTCCGCTCCCGAAGTCCGGCTGCTTCCCCGGGAGTTCCCGGCGACGGACCTCCCCGCGGGCAACCGCCACCCCCGCCAGGGCGTCGCCTTCGCGCTCGACGAGAACAACCTCGAACCGGTCTACGTCGACTTCGAACAGGACCCGTTCTTCCTGGTGTTCGGCGAGAGCGAGTCCGGCAAGTCGAACCTGCTGCGCCTGCTGATCAGGCAGCTCGGCGAGCGGTACTCCGGCGACGAGTGCAAGCTGTTCGTGGTCGACAACCGGCGCTCCCTGCTGGACGTCACGCCGTCCACGCACCTGGCCGAGTACATCCCGATGTCCAACGCCATGGAGCACCACATGTCGGCGCTGGCCAACCTGATGCAGCGCCGCACGCCGACGGCGGACGTCACGGCACAGCAGCTCCGCGACCGCAGTTGGTGGCAGGGCCCGACGGTCTTCGTCGTCATCGACGACTACGACCTCGTGGCCACGTCCAGCGGAAACCCGCTCGCGGGACTGACCGAACTCCTGCCGTTCGCCCGGGACGTGGGCGTGCGGTTCATCATCGCCCGGTCCACGGCCGGTGCGGGGCGGGCTGGTTACGAGGCGTTCATGCAGCGCATCAAGGAACTCGGCGCCCAGGGCGTGGTCCTGGCCGGCGACCCCGGCGAGGGCGACCTCCTCGGCGGCGTCCGCCCCCGCCCGATGCCCCCGGGCCGAGGCATCTTCGTCTCCCGCCGCCGGGGTAAGCCGCTGGTGCAGGTGGGGTGGGCGCCGGAGGGGGCGTTCTGA
- the eccD gene encoding type VII secretion integral membrane protein EccD, with protein sequence MSITASAAATGGGHGAGSATGSGSGTVSGTGLGFCRVTIVAPDSRIDVALPDDVPVVDIYPEILRLSRQSPAEGAPVGYHLVRRDGRVLDGSRSFAAQHILDGELLTLRPFSESLPPAVYDDVSEAVASAVTREHTLWGGDLTRAAGLVGGAVLPALLAFVAWTGDPRHDMHSLPGVLAAVAGVLLVTLACVRARVYDDRASAVALGLGALPNVGVAGSGLLPLADGQGIGKLQFLLACAAVLLAAVLLTLCSPGGDGPFVAFTVASGLALVAVFSGILAHWTPSEIAALCAPVAIGALAFLPGLSMRFARLPIGFDAPDTTPRSRYGADPAPQEPVDVDRITAQARRGHELLVGLVGGCALIAVGSCAVLGFADGLWAQLLALAVGVALLMRAQLFRYTAQVAPVLAAGLASLVLLGLGLALNPPLPAIRDALTGDRADLDLRTIWLTAAIAATSAIVTAIGLIASRGGVTPFWGRFMEIAEGFVLLTLVPLSLAVFDVYAAARAMTS encoded by the coding sequence GTGAGCATCACGGCGTCCGCGGCAGCCACCGGAGGAGGGCACGGAGCCGGCTCCGCGACCGGCTCCGGGTCGGGAACCGTCTCCGGGACCGGGCTCGGCTTCTGCCGGGTCACCATCGTCGCGCCCGACAGCAGGATCGACGTGGCCCTGCCCGACGACGTCCCCGTCGTCGACATCTACCCCGAGATCCTGCGGCTCTCCCGGCAGAGCCCCGCCGAGGGCGCCCCGGTGGGCTACCACCTGGTCCGCCGCGACGGCCGCGTCCTCGACGGCTCGCGCTCCTTCGCCGCCCAGCACATCCTCGACGGCGAACTCCTCACCCTGCGCCCGTTCTCCGAGTCGCTGCCGCCGGCCGTCTACGACGACGTGTCCGAGGCCGTCGCCTCGGCCGTGACCCGCGAACACACCCTGTGGGGCGGCGACCTCACCCGTGCGGCGGGCCTCGTCGGCGGCGCCGTCCTGCCCGCCCTGCTCGCCTTCGTCGCGTGGACCGGCGACCCCCGCCACGACATGCACTCGCTGCCCGGCGTCCTCGCCGCGGTCGCCGGCGTCCTGCTCGTCACCCTCGCCTGCGTCCGGGCCCGGGTCTACGACGACCGCGCCTCCGCCGTCGCCCTGGGCCTCGGCGCCCTGCCGAACGTCGGCGTCGCGGGCTCCGGACTTCTCCCGCTCGCCGACGGCCAGGGCATCGGCAAGCTCCAGTTCCTGCTGGCCTGCGCGGCCGTCCTGCTCGCCGCGGTGCTGCTCACCCTGTGCTCGCCCGGCGGCGACGGCCCGTTCGTCGCCTTCACGGTCGCCTCCGGGCTGGCGCTCGTCGCCGTGTTCTCCGGGATCCTCGCGCACTGGACGCCGTCCGAGATCGCCGCCCTGTGCGCCCCGGTCGCCATCGGCGCCCTGGCGTTCCTGCCCGGCCTGTCCATGCGCTTCGCCCGGCTCCCGATCGGCTTCGACGCCCCCGACACCACCCCGCGCAGCCGCTACGGCGCCGACCCCGCGCCCCAGGAACCGGTCGACGTCGACCGCATCACCGCCCAGGCGCGCCGCGGCCACGAACTCCTCGTCGGCCTGGTCGGCGGCTGCGCGCTGATCGCCGTCGGCTCCTGCGCGGTCCTCGGCTTCGCCGACGGCCTCTGGGCCCAGCTCCTCGCCCTCGCGGTGGGCGTCGCCCTGCTGATGCGCGCCCAGCTCTTCCGCTACACCGCCCAGGTCGCGCCCGTCCTGGCCGCGGGCCTGGCCTCCCTCGTCCTGCTCGGCCTCGGCCTCGCCCTCAACCCGCCCCTGCCGGCGATCCGCGACGCCCTCACCGGCGACCGCGCCGACCTCGACCTCCGCACCATCTGGCTGACCGCCGCGATCGCGGCCACGTCGGCGATCGTCACCGCGATCGGCCTCATCGCCTCCCGCGGCGGCGTCACCCCGTTCTGGGGCCGCTTCATGGAAATCGCCGAGGGCTTCGTCCTGCTGACCCTGGTCCCCCTGTCCCTGGCGGTCTTCGACGTGTACGCGGCGGCCCGGGCGATGACCAGCTGA
- a CDS encoding DUF397 domain-containing protein, protein MAEEVNEDVKARKERERDELYALDISGVTWECAPGTEQHEERVEIAHLPGGAVAMRSSLDPATVLRYTEAEWRAFVLGARDGEFDLEPTVRNGGVSGA, encoded by the coding sequence ATGGCGGAGGAAGTGAACGAGGACGTCAAGGCACGCAAGGAGCGGGAGCGGGACGAGCTGTACGCGCTCGACATCTCCGGCGTGACCTGGGAGTGCGCGCCGGGTACGGAGCAGCACGAGGAGCGCGTGGAGATCGCCCACCTGCCCGGCGGCGCGGTGGCGATGCGGTCGTCCCTCGACCCGGCCACGGTCCTGCGCTATACGGAGGCGGAGTGGCGGGCCTTTGTGCTGGGCGCGCGGGACGGGGAGTTCGATCTGGAGCCTACGGTGCGTAACGGAGGGGTTTCGGGGGCGTAG